cTAGATCTACAAAAATAATGAATGAacaaagtcgaatagagcatgGTGACTGTATTAGGGCTCTTTGGATTGTAAGTAACAGAAATCCAACCCAAAAACTGGCTTAAGCAAAAGGAAATTTACTGGCTCATAGGAGCCTTCACCCACAGGTAGATCCAGAAATGCAGTTCAGCTCTCATCAGGTGTCTGTATGCCTTTTTGCTTCTACCTGTATCTCTGTCTCTGGCTTTTCTTTGCAAgaattttttttggctttattttcttattctctCTTGATGCCATTGGCAATTCcttgatacacatatttctggTTCTGTGACCCCACCCTTCTGATCCCTGGTATCACCCCTCCTCCTTTAGCTTCATATAAAAAATGTCCTAGGAAAGGGCTTTAATGGGACTGGGAACGGGGGGAATAATGGAGTCCCTTGATTAGCCAGGCCTGCGTCTAATCCCTGCAGAGAGGGGAGGCCCCTCTTAGATTAGCACAGCCCTACTGTGTAATTCGTTCTCATCAAGGAGTGCTTCAGACCTGCTCACCCTAGAGAGTCCATCCATTTTTACCGTGGTTTATTGTAGTGCCTAATAAGTCACTGATATttcaacaggagccctggtggcgcaaaaggtgggcagtttgcttctgccagccactcctttaaagccctatggggcaattctactctgtgctgtagagccactatgagttagaattgactcagtgggaacaggtttggtttttaatggaaTATTTCAACTTGGTGAAAAAAAAGTTAGTGGACTTACAGATCATATAAGAAAAATTTACAGGTTGATACAAAATATCCATTGGCAGGAAAATCATGGCTATAAAAATACCTAATATATttaaccacaattttttttttttttactttttcattataaaatatatCACTAGTATAGAAAAAATGTACTGCTTTGATGGTATAACACAAAGCAGACACTCCTCACTACCACCCAGTTTAAGAAATAGGACATTGCTAGCACCTCAGAAGCCTGCTTTGGGCCCTTGGCCAACCACGCCGGCTTTCTCTTCCTCAGAGCATCTGTTAGCCGGACTTTCATGCTGCTGGCTTCCTGGCTTTTTTTGGTAGTTTTATCATGTAAGTTTGCATCCCTAAACACTACAGTTTAGTTTTGCCtgcttttgaactttatataaatgaaatcatacagtatatacccttttgggtctggcttcttttactcaactTCATGTTTGTTGTCCACAGCTTTTGACAGGATGGAAAGGGGCTTGGAATGACTCTTTTAGAGGACTGAATAGCAGCTCTGACTAATTGTAACCCTGTAAATGAAGTGAGAGAATTTGGcttctttttctcattcttcaAGGGACTTTATTAGCATCGTACTGAGACAGTTGAAGTATTTATTTTTGAGAACTGTAGTGGTCAGTCACCAGCTTCCCAGGAAGAACAATCACCCTGTTGTCTTGTGCCATTCCAGGAAGGAACGCTTGTGTTGGCTGCGTTTCCAGGGATGCTCCCAGAGCTCGAGGCTGCCCGCCAGGCCTGCCCAGAAGTGTCTGTCTCTGAGGCAGGACTGGAGGACGCATTTCAGCCTGTTGGAGCGGGCTTGCTGGAGTCGGCCTTGGAATTAAAGTAGGTATCTTTAATGAGATAtttcaacatttaatattttcttttcatgtttccaGGAAGCATGCAATTTATAAATATGAACATTATGATCACGTATCTGTCCAATTTAGTAATTCAGAGGTCTGATAAAGCATTTTGGTGaaaaggaaaggctttctttcaaataaTAGCTTGGTATTTTCAAAGCAAATATCTTACAGTTACAGAAATCTATAAGCTAGAAATTGTGGCCAGCCGAGCATAGAGCATCCCTTTTATTCTTCTTCTAGTGGTTGGAACCTTGGTACAGAAAGTACTAATGCACTCTGCCAACTGTCACTGCTCACAGTATATTGTGTGCTCATTGTTGGTACTTACATATGTGTAGTCTAGCATTCTCAGCCTTCAGATACCTTGCTTTTGGATGTCATTTTGCTTATATATCCTCATTGAACATTTTGGTCTCTCTTCCTTTATCTGTATGCTTACATACTTTCTTCTTTCTCACACAACGCCACATGCGTTGTCCTTTTGATGACAATGGAAACAATGACTGCTACCAATTCTAGTTTTGGTATGCCTGGATTTGGGAGGGCATGAGGCTTAGTGTTcctgctgggtggtgcaaatggttaagtgctcaactattaacctaaaagttggctgtttgaacctactcagcagctccatggaagacaggcctgctggtctgcttccgtaaagactacagcccagACAACTCTGTGGAGCgcttctgctctgtaacacatgaggtcgttatgagtcggcatgcacttgatggcaatgggttgttttttggttttgaaggcTGAGCAGGAAGATAGCTGAAAACAGAACATAATGTGTTTAGTTTTGATGGCCTTTGATCTGTGCCTGTTCAGCGGTATGGTCTGTAGCAAAGTTTAACCCCAGCCTGGTTGCACTCTGCTTCACAGAACTGTTATGGCGGCCTTCTGCTATTTTTGCTTGGAGTTGTGCTCAGAAGTGCAAGCATGTGTTGATGTTTTTCCAAGCAAAACAGGGCTTAAGACAAATCTACCACCAAAAATATTACATGTATTGAAGCTAAATAAAACGGGTGTGGAGATTTTTCATACCGTCGCACCCTCCCATTAGTATTGGTAAATGAGACCTGGCTACACACATAAATCAAGCTTTAGCCAATTGGCCAAAGGCAGTAGTTGAAATTAAGGGTGAATATTAAGGACTGTTGATTGTATTGTGCTTTCTGTTTATTGTGGAAGGAGAGTTGACATGAGGCAAAGCAGGTGAGTTGGTGAACTTTGAGCGTTTCTTGATGACCCCACATATGTGATTCTTCATGCTTAGAGCTGTAACTCTGCACGCATTGTCTGTGTTTACTTCCCTTTCTTGGGAATTAAAATTGacttgtttaaaatatttacgTTGGGTGttacatgttttattttttctccagtGAATGTATATGTATAACTATGGTTTCCAATACTAGTGTTGAAATAGAAAGTTTGAAATCGAATACTCAGACAAAAGTGTTTATATCTGATTTCTTTACACTGAGAAGGTGAGAACAGTCTGTTTAATTGAAACATGCTTTCATCTCTATCAAGATACTTCCTGAAGAAACACTATCAACATTTTTCTTTAAGGCTTCCCTTTACATGTTCCTAAACACTGTTGAGGGTATTTAAACAACTGGTATTTATACCAATAATTACATATTCTGTATTGAGTGGAATTGATTGAAAATTGAATTTATCTGTTTCTCATAtgtgtctcattctgttttcaAGGATGCCAGAATTGGGCACACATACCAGAGAGGAAATTTATTGTATCTAGCCATGCAGTGCTCCAGATTGAACTTTACTCCCGTTAGAATTCTAAATTCCTCCTTTGCTGTCATATTTGTGGGCTGAAACAGCTAAGCACAGAGAGAACACTCTACTGTCCTGGAGGCAGGAGGGGATTTCACGTTTTAAGTCTGTTGCTTGTAATCATTGAAGCCCAGAAAATTCCATAATGCACTTTTCAGAAATACCTTTCCCGTTAACTATTCATATGTTAGaatctcttttttctttgcaGACCCTTCATGTGGCCTTTTTTCATATGCGTTTGAGACAGAGAGTTAGACACAGAAGCCGAAAATGCCTGGAAGATTTCGGGTTCCTCTCAGTACTTGTCCAGCCTTGCTACCTCTCTGCCTGATTGGGGTGATACGCTATTCAGAGGGCACCTTAATTGAAGTCATTCCTTAGAGAGACACGTCTGGCAGGAGATTGTACACAGGTAACTCAAGATGGCCAGTCAGCTGCCAGAAGACGCCGCAGAGTCACAGGTCTCAGACGAGCTCGAGTGCAAGATCTGCTATAACCGATACAACCTGAAACAGAGGAAACCCAAAGTGCTGGAGTGCTGCCACAGGGTTTGTGCCAAATGCCTCTACAAGATCATTGACTTTGGGGACTCCTCACACGGGGTCATTGTGTGTCCCTTCTGTAGGTTTGAGACTTGCCTTCCAGATGATGAAGTCAGCAGCCTACCCGACGACAACAACATCCTCGTGAACTTGACTTGTGgaggcaaagggaagaaatgcctGCCAGAGAACCCCACCGAGCTGCTGCTGACACCCAAGAGACTGGCCTCCCTCGTGAGTCCTTCACACACATCCTCCAACTGCCTGGTCATAACCATCATGGAGGTGCAGCGGGAGAGCTCCCCGTCCCTTAGCTCCACGCCTGTGGTGGAGTTTTACAGGCCTGCCAGCTTCGACTCCATTACCACCGTGTCACACAACTGGACTGTGTGGAACTGCACGTCCCTGCTCTTCCAGACGTCGATCCGGGTGTTGGTTTGGTTGCTAGGTTTGCTCTACTTCAGCTCCTTACCCTTGGGGATCTACTTACTCGTCTCTAAGAAAGTCACCCTTGGGGTTGTCTTTGTCAGCCTCGTCCCCTCGAGCCTTGTTATCCTTATGGTGTATGGCTTTTGCCAGTGCGTCTGTCATGAATTTCTAGACTGTATGTCACTTCCCACTTAATAGGTTGGCAATGTAAGAAATTCAATACACATTGTCATGCTAGCAGTTAGGTAATTTATAACCTATTTTCTTTGATATCCTTTCATGATTAGCGTCAATGCGATTAACCAAACCACTGGCCATGTTTTTGTGGCCATTTTCCATCAAAACGTTGACTTGATTGGTTTTTCCGTATGGTGTTCCCGTCTACTTGGGTTTCAGCAAAGAAGCAAGAACAAGTGAGGAAAGCCCTGGAGGCAGCGAGTCTTCCAGAGAAAGGGCAGGAGTCACTCCGCACTGCTGACAGACATAGGTGTCGTGGGGTGCTGGGGTAGAGGTCTCTATGGAAAGTTAGGAGTGAAACGGCTCCCCTTCTTGTAATCGTTGAGATTGTAGCCATGGATAGCTGCTCCAAGACACCCATTTGAAAAGCATGCACCTTCCCCCACCACACGCCTGTGGTCAGAGCACCTTAAGTCGTCTCCTGGTGTTTTCTCTCTGACGTGAGTGTCACTCTAGGGTTTGCTGCTCCTGTTGAAGTACCTACTCCTGCTGTTCCTTCTTCTCTGCCAAGAGGAACTCAGTCTCATTCCCCTGGGTGGTTTCAACTAAATACCTGTTTTACCACAGTACTAATGAGAATTGATAGCATGTAGAATTTGCATCAAAGTAAACGTCATGACACGATATGGCCGTTTGTCTTTGAGGCATACCCTTGTATTTCCCTCCTCAGCCTTCTCTGAAAATCTCATAGAGCAGCTATTGTTCATGAAAACCTTCACTTGAGTCTTAAAACACTTaaaagttgttttgttttaactacaTTGCTCAATCAGACCCACCCCTTGTTCTGAAAGAGGTTCCATTTAAATTAATTACTATACattcaagattttcttttttaaattctaacTTTAAACtttatattgtattttaaattctactatgatttatttaatttaatcctaTAACATTTTGGGGTGAATCGTGGCGGTGAAAACTTGAAACAATGAAATGCCTTAGCTCACAGTTGGAAGGGCTGAGTACACAAGCGTTTTGCTGCAGTGTACTAAGTTGATGTATTGTATTGAGTTGTACCAAAACATAATGGTTTAAGGCCAGGCAGACGGGTGGGCAGGAAGCACACAGAGCCCATGCCCTGTCTGAGAAAACCCTTAGAGGAAGTCAAGTGCAgcttaacctgttgctgtccctGTGATTTTTAAACCAGTTTTAGAACGGATTCAAGTTCTTGCACAGTTGATTCCAGGTAAAAGCGTAAGCTATGTCACTTGAGTTAATGAACTTCTTTTCATGACATAGGGGGAGTTGAATGTATATATTTATGAGAAGAAGTTGCTTAACAGACTTTAGGTTTGGAGGAATAGAATGTCCACAGAAAGTAGGGatgcagttgggggaaaaaaaaaaccttattagtTTCGAAAACCCATTACGGATGGTTAACATTGAAATCTTTGTAACTCTTAGAATGGGCATTACTAAGACTTCTTTAACTTGTTTGTGATGAACTATTTGTTGCGCAGTGTCATTACAGGGGGCCAGTTCCAATCTCTTATTCAGGAAAAATTGACACTTATTTCTAGACTAGTAGTTTGGTTTTAATTGTGTAAGTATTAACTTTGAGATTATGTATATCCAAAGTAAATATGATGGTAAGGATATGTGGGGTGGCCCAATGAATTTAAGTCACAAGATACAGCTAAATATATTTATAGTTTCCTGTAATCTAGTTTAGATAGCATTGTGAATGCAATGTCCAAAAATCCGTTTGTACTTAGAGTAAATCTAATGTTTAGGAGATGTATTGTGGTTtggatttatatatttataaggtttaaaaaaaatgttcattttgtCTGAAACGTAACATCAAATAAATTGGTAAGTGATCGTATGATGAGATTTCTAGAAAGCTCTGGGTATGTGTACTATGTATTTTGCTTATTTGTATGTCTGCAGTGCTAAATTTGAGTCTCTCTGTGTAttgtggcacttttttttttttagttgccagTAAGTTAATTCGgttttaaatagttttaaatgTATGACAACAAAAACTTTTACATGTTGTTGAGGGAAGAAAGGATGATGCTTCAATATTTTGTTCACTTTGATAATGTTTTGTTTGTGAATTAAATTGTTATTATTTCCGAACTGGGAGTTTGACTTCTCTGACTCACGGTTGAGATTCAGTTACTGCTTTGGAACTCTCTTAACTCTAGATAACTGCAGGCACACGAATTTCCAGAAACTTTCATTAAGTTAATGCCTTTTATTATATGCTTAAGGTTTCAGAACTTGCAGACCAAACTGACCTAAATGGTCATATTTCTAAAAGATCGTcatactttttattaaaaaaaaaaaagccaggggaCAAAAATGAGGGGAGATGAAACAAAAGTATTATcattataaataaatttattggttttaatttgtttgaTTAGTTTCCCAGATTTTGCCTAGCTGCTCAGAATAGAATCTGTTTTAGTTGGGGAAATTGCGTACCTTATTTGGTCTGAGAAAATTTGTAAAAAATTACTTGGTATCTAAATATAATCATTCTTAGGCAAAATAGAAATAGTTTGggaatatgtgtatatgtatatatacacatattcccAAACTAtttctattatatataaaaaaaattttttttattatatgcttATGAAAATTAGTGAATTGGCACCATATGTTAATCAGCCgcttcatttatttttgaaacCTTTATATACATGAGCACAGAATCTGGCTAAGGAAAGCGGTTAACTGCTAGTCATGATGTACTGAGTGAACCCTTGCTTGTCTGCAAGGAGACCTGTAAGTGATGAACATTTGCACAGTTGTAAACAGATACTGGAATTCCTGGGTACTACAAACAGTGCACTtgaccgctaaccgaaaggttaacagtttgagtcctcccagaggcacctctgaagaaaggcctggcgatttacttccaaaaaatcagccattggaaaccctgtgagcacagttttctactctgacgcatgtggggttgctatgatttggggtcaacttgacaacaactgattttttttttttttaaacagatacaAGGCTTCAAAGATACGGCAGCATTTGAAGAAATTTCCTGATATGTCAGCCAAGGAGACCTGGAAGCCAAAGGAGTCCTATTATTGAGAGGCAGTCTGACACAGCAGCAATAAATGTGAGTTCTGGGACTATTGGGGCACAGAAGAGGTGGAAATGAGTTAACTTGAGAGAGTTTAATGGCCAACTTAAATTCCATGTTTTCCTACATTTTTTCAGACTTGTTCTTTTTGCACATTCTTCTTGGTAAAAACGAACAGTTGCCTTGATTCTTGTGAAACACTACAGAAACACCACATATTCCAGTGCTTTCCTCAAAACGACTAAGAGGTTTGGCTAAAGGTAAGATCTCTGAGAAAGTTTAGCCATTTGCACTTAAAATTTTAGTCTCGTATGCATTCCACACCTCTGCCCCTTTagatgtttgcttttctttttaccttAATACACTTCATGAATTTTTACTCCTCTGTGAAAAACCGGAAGACTTAGTCTTCCCTGACAAGTTTACTTTTGCgtaaagggtatttttttttaaaaagggcggATACTGATAGCTAAacattggaagaaatacagagtgagCCTAATTACTTAAATCACTAAATCGATGGTATAATCCAAATCGCAGTCAGTGTACAGGTATTTATGGTCCTGACATGAGGGTGCTTTAAATTTAGGAAtacaaaattacagaaaaattgtgtacTAAATAATGTGTGTACTAAGTAGGCATGTGTGCTAACGCGTTGTAAATGGTGGTTGAACCTTGATTTAATTAAAAGATCCAGTTAACTGGAACAATCACTCCACAAACATTTCAGTTAATCAGAATTTTATTAGATTTGCAACATATTAACATTTTCCCTTTAAAATGAGATGGCTGAAATTTCAGGAGAAAAAAGAATGTGCTCTGACTTCAAGTGTGATGCTTTGGGTAGGAAAGTGTCTTTCTATGATTCAGATCTGAAGAGAAGTCTGCCCTGGAGACAGTGTTCTGGGAGCCTGTTCCATCTCAAGAGCATTGGCAGCCAAGGGAGTAAGAAACACCGAGCAGAAGAGACACAAGGGCCCAGGGCTGAGCTCCCTGAAacggtaaccttttttttttttttaaattgtgttttaagtgaaagtttccaaatcaagtcagtttcttacacaaaaacttgtatacatcttgctacatactcccaattgctctcctcctaaggtgacagcccgctccctccctccacactccTTTCgtttccatttcaccagcttctaaccctctctaccctttcgtctcccctccagacaggagatgccaacatagtctcaagtgtccacatgaaccaagaagctcactcctcgccagcatccctctccatcccattgtccagtctaatccctgtctgaagagttggctttgggaatggttcctgttctggttaacagaggtctggggacattgaccaccggggtccttctggtctcacttagaccattaagtctgtctttttatgagaatttggggtctgcatccggctgctgtcctgctccctcaggggttctctgttgtgttccctgtcagggtagtcattggttgtagccaggcaccatctagttctgctctcaggatgatgtagttgctggtttatgtggctcttttttttctgtctctt
This is a stretch of genomic DNA from Elephas maximus indicus isolate mEleMax1 chromosome 1, mEleMax1 primary haplotype, whole genome shotgun sequence. It encodes these proteins:
- the RNF182 gene encoding E3 ubiquitin-protein ligase RNF182 isoform X1 yields the protein MASQLPEDAAESQVSDELECKICYNRYNLKQRKPKVLECCHRVCAKCLYKIIDFGDSSHGVIVCPFCRFETCLPDDEVSSLPDDNNILVNLTCGGKGKKCLPENPTELLLTPKRLASLVSPSHTSSNCLVITIMEVQRESSPSLSSTPVVEFYRPASFDSITTVSHNWTVWNCTSLLFQTSIRVLVWLLGLLYFSSLPLGIYLLVSKKVTLGVVFVSLVPSSLVILMVYGFCQCVCHEFLDCMSLPT